The stretch of DNA TTTGTAAAAATTTCACTCAAGGCTGAAGTGATATCGGATGTCTTTTCTTGCGACTGCTTTGAAATTTTTTTCATCTTCTTTGCAAGGCGTGAGATCGGATAAATGGCTACTGGCATGACCACAAGTGCAAAAAACGCCAATTTAGGGCTTTGATATATGACTACACAAAGCAGGCCTATGATAGTTACAAGCTCTCTAATAAGCTCAGGTATGAAACTTGAAACAATAGATCTTATGCGCTCTATGTCGTTCGTGGTTCTGCTTATTAGCTCGCCTGTTCTAAAATCATTAAAAAATTTCATGTCCAAATTTAGTAAATTTTCGACCATCTTTTCACGAAATCTTCTAATCGTATCTTGGCCGATATATGCCGTAAAATAAGCCTGCATAAATGTACCTATATTTTTTAACACATAAATGGCAATAATCGCACATGGCAACATATAAAGTAACGTTTCGTTTTTTTCAACGAAAATTTTATTAAGTACTGGCTCCACCAGGTACGCACTCACCGCCGTTCCACCACTTGCAAGCCCCATGCCGATGAAGGCTAGGATAAAGTGTGGAATGTATTCTTTAAAATATGGACCAAAGCGTTTTAGCACATCTTTTAAGCCAAAGTTATTCATTATTTCTCTCCCAAACTGCGCCATTTGGCGTATCCATGATAGAGATATTCATCTTTTCTAGCTCATCTCTTATCTCATCAGCTCTTGCAAAATTTCTCTCTTTTTTAGCTACCCCGCGCTCATCAAGAAGCCTTTTAATTTGCTCCTTTTGCTCGTTGCTTACACCAAACTGAAAATACTCAACATAATTTGTGCTAGCAATGCCCAAAATTTCACTTATAAGCTCCAAATTTGCCACCACTTCAGCCTTGTAGGCTTTATCTTTTGGGCTATTATCAAGCCTTTCGTTTGCTGTTTTTACAAACTCATCAACACTTGCAAGCGCCTTTGAGGCGTTTAGATCATCGCTTAGTGCCTCAAGTAGCTCGCTTTTAAAGCTCTCATTTGCTGGTCCTGCTTGCACGCCATCGACCCTTTTTTTGAGGCGGTAAATTTTATCAAGTCTCTTTTTTGAAGCCACTAGATCTTCATCTGAATAGTTAAAATGAGCCCTATAATGGCTCGTAAGCAAATAATATCTAAGCACTTCGCCATGAACGTTTTTTATGGCGTCCTTTACAAAAAAGCTATTATTTAGGCTCTTACTCATCTTTTCGTTATTTACCTTTATAAAGCCATTGTGCATCCAGTATTTGCTTAAATTTTTGTGATAGGCACATCTGCACTGACTTGCCTCGTTTTCGTGGTGTGGAAAGAGTAGGTCGATGCCGCCAGCGTGGATGTCGATCTCAAATTTATCATTTTCTTTATCGCTTAAAAACTCCCTTATCATCGCTACGCACTCAGTGTGCCAGCCAGGGCGACCCTTGCCAAATGGGCTCTCATACCATTTTTCGTCAAATTTCCAAAGCACAAAGTCTTTTTCATCTCTTTTCTCGCTAAAACTTGCCACTCGTGCGATTAGATCGGTGTTATTATCCTTGCCGCTAATGCTAAAATATCCACTATCCTTGCTCGTATCAAAGTAAATTCCATCGCTGGTTTTATACGCCACACCTCTATCCATAAGCACCTCGATGTAGCTAATGATCGCCTCCAAGCACTGCGTAGCCTTTGGCTTAAAGTCTGGATCAAGCACGTTTAAAGCACCCATGTCGCTCTCGTAGTGCGCTATATATTTGTTTGTGATCTCCTCTAGGCTTTGGCCAGTTTGCGCCATCTTGTTTAAAATTTTATCGTCGATGTCGGTGTAATTTCTTGCAAATTTGACCTTGTAGCCAAGCGCTTTTAAGACCCTTCTTAAAAGATCAAAGCTAACGGCTGACTTTGCATGTCCCAAATGTGCGTCGTCATAGACCGTTGGGCCGCACAGATAGACGCTGACCTCGCCTTCTTTAATAGGGCTAAACTCAACCTTTTCTCTTTTAGAAGTATCAAAAATTCGCATTAAATATATCCTTTAAAAATGTTAAACCAAAATAGAGCAAAACCGCCAAAATAGCGATGGCGGCTATAAATTTAGGCTCGATTATAGCTAAAAATCGCTTAGCTCCAAAGGCTTTAATGTATAAAATAAGCTGTAAAAATCCCCCGAGCGAGCTTGCAAATGCAAGGCCAGCAGCTCCAAATTTCTGCATCAAAATGACAGCTAGGATCAAATTTATCACAAGGCAGATGATAGAAATTTTGGCCGCCTCTTTTTGCTTCATATTTGCATAAAGCCAAAGTGAGAAAATTTTAGCCAGTCCAAATGGCGTAAGCCCCATTAAATAGGCGCTTAGCACCTTGGCGCATTCAATGGTGTTTGCCCTTACAAAATTCCCTCTCTCAAACAAGAGCCAGATGATAAATTCGCTCATCACTACGCCTGTGATCGTAGCTGCTAGCAGGGCGCAAAGTAGCAAGTAAAAGCTCTTTTTCGTCCAAACTAGAGCATTTGCTTCGTCTTTTTGCTTTAAAAGCCTAGTGATCTTTGGAAAGAGTGCTTGTGAGAGCGCTATCGCAAAGATGGCAAGTGGGAGCTGAAAAATTCTATTTGCATAAAAGAGGTAGCTTATCGAGCCACTTACCAAAAAGCTAGCTAGCCAAGTGTCCATAAATGCGCTTATCTGCATTGCACTTGAGCCAAGTAAGCCGTGGTAAAAATTTATAAAAAACCCTTTGCTCTGCGCTCTTTTGCCCTTAAAATATCCGCTTAAACCGCCCCAGAAAATTTTATTTAAGGCGTTAAATTTCATAGCGATTAGATGCACTAAAACCTGCAAAATGCCGCCTGCAACGACGCCAAAGCTAAGATAAAGTGCGACCACGCTCTCGCTCTTGCCACGAGCTAATAGTAGTGAAGCGATCATGGCTAAATTTAGTAGCGCAGTAGAAAATGCAGTCGTGGCAAAGTGCCCTTTATACTGAAGCAGCGCACCCATGAAAGTGACGATATAAACAAGGGCCAGATAGTAGAAATTTATGCGCACGAGCGGCACTGCATCGGTTACGTTTTGCTCGCTTAAACCGCTTGCGATTATTTTTATAAAGTAGGGCGTAAATAAATTTACAAGAAGCGTCAAAATGCCTATAAAAAGTAGAAATTTGATAAAAATTTCAGCTTGAAAGACCGCTTTTTTCTTACTATTTGCAAAATTTGGCAAAAACGCCTGTGTAAAAGCCCCCTCGCCAAAGATGCGGCGAAATAAATTTGGTATCTTAAATGCTATAAAAAAGAGGTCGCTAAATATGCCAGCACCAAGGATAGAAGCCGTTAAAAGATCTCTTATAAGTCCTAAAATCCTTGAAGTCATGATGCCAACTGAGTTTGAGAAAAAGCCTTTTATAAACATCGCTCACCTAAATTAAATTTGAAAACGCAATAGTAACAAAAGATGCTTTAAAGCTTACATAACCCAAATTTAATAAAATTTTGGCGATAATAAGAGCCAAATTTTATGTGAAATGGATCAATTTTGAGCGAGATCGTGCAAGAAAACGAGAGATTTTTACCGCCAACGCAAATTCAAACTTCAACACCTTATATATCGCTTAAAGAACTAAGCAAGCAATACAGCGTACCGGTAGAATTTATAGATTTTAAAATTTTAGATATTTTGACTTATTATAAAAATAAAGATAATGAAGAGCCAGTTTTTGTCCCTGAAGAAAATTTAGACTTTTTTGATGATAATGCATTTTATCTTGACGAGACACTAGAGATCGAGCAAGTCTATGACGTGGAATTTTTTGATATTAGGCTAAATGCTGTTCCAAAGCTTCCAAAGATAGAAATCGGTGTAAATTCAACGGTTACAAAAGTAGTCGCAAAGGTAAAAGCTACAAAAGATTGTGAATACGAACAGCATTACGAAGATAAACTTTTTGAATACATCGCCAAACAGCTTATGAAAGCTCAAATTTTAATAGGTATAAGGATCGGCAAACTAAAAGATGAGTTAAAACAAATCGCCTCAGTTGTGCATGTAAAGGGCGAACTTGATAAAGACTACATACTAAACATAACACAAGGTATAAATCCAAAAAAAGCTACCGATGCAAAGATACTTTACTACTACAAAGATAAACTTGATGCGATAAAAGAAGAAGATAAGATTGATTATGCTGATAGAGGTTTTGTTTTTGGCGTGGCACAAGATGAAGTGATAATGGAAGAGAAAAAGTCTCACGAAGGGCAAAATGGCCGTGATGCGAGAGGTAAATTATTAGCAGTAGAAAAGCCAAAAGAAGATACTGGCAAAGAGATAAGTATAAGCGAAAATATAGAGAGAGTAGAAAATGACGATAGCATAATATATATCGCTAAAAAATCAGGATATGTAGTTGAGAAAAATGGCTCATTTGACATCGAAGAGCGTATAGAGATAAATGAAGCAAATTTTAAAACAACTGGCTCTATTCAAGCAGGTACTGATACAAATGTGACTTTGGTAGTTAGGGAAACTGATACTATAAAAGACGCCATCGGCACTGGCATCATCGTAGAGGCTGACGAGATAGAGGTAAAAGGAAATGTCGGTGCAAATGCGATGGTTAAAGCAAATGAAGTAATAATCGGCGGTCAAACACATCAAAAGGCTAAAATTTATGCAAAGAATGCAAAAATTTCTATCCACATCGGTAAGGTTGAAGCTGAAAATGTCGAGATAGATAGACTAGAAGGCGGAAATGTCGTAGCAAAAAGAGTTAAGATAAATAGCGTCGTTGGTGGTTCTATAACTGCTCAAAATATCCAAATAAACACGCTTGGCTCAAACTGCACTATCACAGCTTCACACTTAATAGACGTAAGATATCTAAGAGGCACTGACAATAAATTTATAATCGATACTAGCAAAATGCCTGAGAGTGCTGAGGCTACGCAAGAGCAATTAAATAAGATCGAATATACAAAAGCAGAGCTTGCCTCACTTCTAAAAAATATTGAAACAAAGAAAAATGTCATAAATGAAAATAAAGATTCGATTTATACCATAAAAGCAAAGGTAGAAGAGCTCTCAAAAGCTAAAGTGATACCGCCAGTTACCTTTATGAAAAAGCTAAAAGAGTATCAAGGTCTAGTCAATGAATACAACACTTTGCTAAAAATTTTTAAAGATAAAAAAGAGTTGCTAGCTACTCTAAAAGATGAGCTTGAGATCATGCAAAATGGAATATTTTCTGCAAAAGTGATAAATAGAGGCAACTGGGTTGAATTAAATGAGATTAGATTTGTTATCGTTGATCCTCCACAAAATGTCACTTATATCTCAAAGCAAAATGAAACCGCTCATGCTATTACTTTGGAGAAGATCGGCGATGGCGATGAGGCTGAGTATAAGATCAAAAAGTCAAATAAATTAGAAGACTACACAGATACAAATTTTTAAGAATAAAAGGTTAAATGATGATAAAAGCGATCGAAGGCG from Campylobacter concisus encodes:
- the cysS gene encoding cysteine--tRNA ligase, which gives rise to MRIFDTSKREKVEFSPIKEGEVSVYLCGPTVYDDAHLGHAKSAVSFDLLRRVLKALGYKVKFARNYTDIDDKILNKMAQTGQSLEEITNKYIAHYESDMGALNVLDPDFKPKATQCLEAIISYIEVLMDRGVAYKTSDGIYFDTSKDSGYFSISGKDNNTDLIARVASFSEKRDEKDFVLWKFDEKWYESPFGKGRPGWHTECVAMIREFLSDKENDKFEIDIHAGGIDLLFPHHENEASQCRCAYHKNLSKYWMHNGFIKVNNEKMSKSLNNSFFVKDAIKNVHGEVLRYYLLTSHYRAHFNYSDEDLVASKKRLDKIYRLKKRVDGVQAGPANESFKSELLEALSDDLNASKALASVDEFVKTANERLDNSPKDKAYKAEVVANLELISEILGIASTNYVEYFQFGVSNEQKEQIKRLLDERGVAKKERNFARADEIRDELEKMNISIMDTPNGAVWERNNE
- a CDS encoding flagellar assembly protein A, whose translation is MSEIVQENERFLPPTQIQTSTPYISLKELSKQYSVPVEFIDFKILDILTYYKNKDNEEPVFVPEENLDFFDDNAFYLDETLEIEQVYDVEFFDIRLNAVPKLPKIEIGVNSTVTKVVAKVKATKDCEYEQHYEDKLFEYIAKQLMKAQILIGIRIGKLKDELKQIASVVHVKGELDKDYILNITQGINPKKATDAKILYYYKDKLDAIKEEDKIDYADRGFVFGVAQDEVIMEEKKSHEGQNGRDARGKLLAVEKPKEDTGKEISISENIERVENDDSIIYIAKKSGYVVEKNGSFDIEERIEINEANFKTTGSIQAGTDTNVTLVVRETDTIKDAIGTGIIVEADEIEVKGNVGANAMVKANEVIIGGQTHQKAKIYAKNAKISIHIGKVEAENVEIDRLEGGNVVAKRVKINSVVGGSITAQNIQINTLGSNCTITASHLIDVRYLRGTDNKFIIDTSKMPESAEATQEQLNKIEYTKAELASLLKNIETKKNVINENKDSIYTIKAKVEELSKAKVIPPVTFMKKLKEYQGLVNEYNTLLKIFKDKKELLATLKDELEIMQNGIFSAKVINRGNWVELNEIRFVIVDPPQNVTYISKQNETAHAITLEKIGDGDEAEYKIKKSNKLEDYTDTNF
- the murJ gene encoding murein biosynthesis integral membrane protein MurJ, with protein sequence MFIKGFFSNSVGIMTSRILGLIRDLLTASILGAGIFSDLFFIAFKIPNLFRRIFGEGAFTQAFLPNFANSKKKAVFQAEIFIKFLLFIGILTLLVNLFTPYFIKIIASGLSEQNVTDAVPLVRINFYYLALVYIVTFMGALLQYKGHFATTAFSTALLNLAMIASLLLARGKSESVVALYLSFGVVAGGILQVLVHLIAMKFNALNKIFWGGLSGYFKGKRAQSKGFFINFYHGLLGSSAMQISAFMDTWLASFLVSGSISYLFYANRIFQLPLAIFAIALSQALFPKITRLLKQKDEANALVWTKKSFYLLLCALLAATITGVVMSEFIIWLLFERGNFVRANTIECAKVLSAYLMGLTPFGLAKIFSLWLYANMKQKEAAKISIICLVINLILAVILMQKFGAAGLAFASSLGGFLQLILYIKAFGAKRFLAIIEPKFIAAIAILAVLLYFGLTFLKDIFNANF